Proteins encoded in a region of the Sphingomonas japonica genome:
- a CDS encoding M61 family metallopeptidase: MIRTLALAATLLASSSALAQVQNSAPMPVPIEDNIPEARDIDYPGVLKLDVDATDTQQGIFRVKETIPVAQAGRMTLLFPEWLPGKHGPRGEIEKLAGLKITAGGRQIPWERDPSDVYAFHIDVPSGTREIVAEFQFVTATAPNQGRIVVAPSMMNLQWESVSLYPAGYFTRRIPIEATVKYPAGWTAASGLPSTNRGSSYAYQRTSYETLVDSPVFAGRYYKEFELTPRVDLNVFADKPEELVATPEQIDAHKRLVDQSVKLFGAQHYDNYEFLLAITEEMGGIGLEHHRSSENGVGYGYFTDWDKGPGSRNLLPHEFTHSWDGKFRRGANLWTPTYEVPMRDTLLWVYEGQTQFWGYILQARSGMVSKQDTLDMLAGIAASLDNRAGRTWRPLIDTTHDPIISARRPKPWTSWQRSEDYYNEGLLIWLEVDSILRRESGGAKSMDDFARAFFGMNDGDWGVLTYTHEDVVETLNGIQPYDWAGFLRDRVYNTSKNAPLKGFTDNGYRVVYSETPTPYFKTAEAERGVSLSYSLGMSANKNGELTDVAWGSPAFEADLDVEDAIVAVNGAAYSADRIKAAITANKDGKAPIRLNVKSGDLYRDVTIDYRGGLRYPRLEKVGTGENGLDRLLQPK; this comes from the coding sequence ATGATCCGCACGCTCGCGCTCGCCGCCACCCTGCTCGCGTCCTCGTCCGCTCTCGCCCAGGTCCAGAACTCCGCGCCGATGCCGGTGCCGATCGAGGACAATATCCCCGAGGCGCGCGACATCGACTATCCCGGAGTGCTGAAGCTGGACGTCGACGCCACCGATACGCAGCAGGGTATCTTCCGCGTCAAGGAGACGATCCCGGTTGCGCAGGCAGGCCGGATGACGCTGCTGTTCCCCGAATGGCTGCCCGGCAAGCATGGCCCGCGCGGCGAGATCGAAAAGCTCGCCGGGCTCAAGATCACCGCCGGCGGCCGCCAAATCCCCTGGGAGCGCGACCCGTCCGACGTCTATGCCTTCCACATCGACGTACCGTCCGGCACGCGCGAAATTGTTGCCGAGTTCCAGTTCGTGACCGCGACTGCTCCCAACCAGGGCCGCATCGTCGTCGCGCCGAGCATGATGAACCTGCAATGGGAATCGGTCAGCCTCTATCCGGCAGGCTATTTCACGCGCCGCATCCCGATCGAGGCGACGGTGAAATATCCCGCGGGCTGGACGGCGGCGTCGGGACTGCCCTCGACCAATCGCGGGTCGAGCTATGCCTATCAGCGCACCAGCTACGAGACGCTGGTCGATTCGCCGGTATTCGCCGGCCGCTACTACAAGGAGTTCGAGCTGACCCCTCGCGTCGATCTCAACGTCTTCGCTGACAAGCCCGAGGAACTGGTCGCCACCCCCGAACAGATCGACGCGCACAAGCGGCTGGTCGATCAGTCGGTCAAGCTGTTCGGCGCGCAGCATTACGACAATTACGAATTCCTTCTCGCGATCACCGAGGAGATGGGCGGCATTGGCCTCGAGCATCATCGCAGCTCGGAAAACGGCGTCGGCTACGGCTATTTCACCGATTGGGACAAGGGCCCGGGCAGCCGCAACCTGCTGCCGCACGAATTCACGCACAGCTGGGACGGCAAGTTCCGCCGCGGCGCGAACCTGTGGACCCCGACCTATGAAGTGCCGATGCGCGACACATTGCTGTGGGTGTATGAAGGGCAGACCCAATTCTGGGGCTATATTCTCCAGGCGCGGTCGGGGATGGTGTCGAAGCAGGATACGCTCGACATGCTCGCCGGCATCGCGGCATCGCTCGACAACCGCGCCGGCCGCACCTGGCGCCCGCTGATCGACACCACCCACGATCCGATCATCTCCGCGCGCCGGCCCAAGCCTTGGACATCGTGGCAGCGCAGCGAGGATTACTACAACGAGGGCCTGTTGATCTGGCTTGAGGTCGATTCGATCCTGCGGCGCGAATCCGGCGGCGCAAAATCCATGGACGACTTCGCGCGTGCGTTCTTTGGAATGAACGATGGCGACTGGGGCGTGCTGACCTATACCCACGAGGATGTCGTCGAGACGCTCAACGGCATCCAGCCCTATGACTGGGCCGGCTTCCTGCGCGACCGCGTCTACAACACCAGCAAGAACGCGCCGCTCAAGGGCTTTACCGACAATGGCTATCGCGTAGTCTACAGCGAAACGCCGACGCCCTACTTCAAGACTGCGGAGGCCGAGCGCGGCGTCAGCCTGTCCTATTCGCTGGGGATGTCGGCGAACAAGAACGGGGAGCTGACCGACGTCGCCTGGGGAAGTCCGGCGTTCGAAGCCGATCTCGACGTCGAGGATGCGATCGTCGCCGTCAACGGCGCGGCCTATTCGGCGGACCGGATCAAGGCGGCGATCACGGCCAACAAGGACGGGAAGGCGCCGATCCGGCTGAACGTCAAGTCTGGCGATCTCTACCGCGACGTGACCATCGACTATCGCGGTGGCCTGCGCTATCCGCGCCTCGAAAAGGTCGGGACCGGGGAGAACGGGCTCGATCGGCTCCTTCAACCCAAATAA
- the ppa gene encoding inorganic diphosphatase, with protein sequence MRIEMVPVGDDPPNSLNVIIEVPVGGEPVKYEFDKASGALFVDRILHTPMRYPANYGFVPHTLSPDGDPLDALVVARSPFIPGCVVRCRPIAVLNLEDEAGGDEKLLCVPVDATFPYYSKIGESSDLPEIVMQQIEHFFTHYKDLEARKWVRVGKWSGAEEARQVVIEAIERARAAKAKGEEVHSSDVAEAGR encoded by the coding sequence ATGCGCATCGAAATGGTGCCGGTCGGCGACGATCCCCCCAACAGCCTCAATGTCATCATCGAAGTGCCCGTCGGCGGCGAGCCGGTGAAGTACGAATTCGACAAGGCATCCGGCGCGTTGTTCGTCGACCGCATCCTGCACACGCCGATGCGCTACCCGGCCAATTACGGGTTCGTACCGCACACATTGTCGCCGGACGGCGATCCGCTCGACGCGCTGGTCGTCGCGCGGTCGCCGTTCATCCCCGGCTGCGTGGTGCGGTGCCGTCCGATCGCGGTACTCAACCTTGAGGACGAGGCCGGCGGCGACGAAAAGCTGCTGTGCGTACCCGTCGACGCGACGTTCCCGTATTACAGCAAGATCGGCGAAAGCTCCGACCTGCCCGAAATCGTGATGCAGCAGATCGAGCATTTCTTCACGCATTACAAAGACCTGGAAGCCAGGAAGTGGGTGCGCGTCGGCAAATGGTCGGGGGCAGAGGAAGCGCGCCAGGTCGTGATCGAGGCAATCGAACGCGCCAGGGCGGCCAAGGCCAAGGGCGAGGAAGTCCACAGCTCCGACGTCGCCGAGGCTGGGCGCTGA
- a CDS encoding methyltransferase family protein, which translates to MYHDPALVRRSAADPRPRSAVSTGCGIAGLIGLFAWIALARIYDMDGPYAALANVAACGVPMILWSLLVDKVHRNPSTGIDWSLRRPWRETIDISLTKLAGLWLTWGAIAAIYGTGRFYWDGNFAFSMWLFTKAAPWLFMVSIPYILFLDRRAVEPKDGCWALGAWAIGTDEEIDRAAIYNYLRSWGVKAFFLAFMLAIVPPGYGAFIRTDMSEALKDPVAVANWLITFMFVIDVAFATVGYMLTLKPLDAHIRTAQPYAAGWMAALICYPPFILMNEGGPLDYHPGTYGPDGWSVWLAGYPALIWVWGAALVGLTAIYAWATMAFGIRFSNLTHRGILTHGPYAFSRHPAYLSKNLFWWLGVLPFLSVTGSWADAARNTALLAAVSGVYYWRAKTEERHLGEDPAYREYWAWMERNAPVPRFFSMLRGRPRTIAAQPPVAEGPVTGAS; encoded by the coding sequence ATGTATCACGATCCTGCCCTCGTCCGGCGCAGCGCCGCCGATCCGCGTCCGCGCTCCGCCGTCAGTACCGGATGCGGCATCGCCGGGCTGATCGGGCTGTTCGCGTGGATCGCGCTCGCCCGCATCTATGACATGGACGGGCCGTATGCGGCGCTCGCCAACGTAGCTGCGTGCGGTGTACCGATGATCCTCTGGTCGCTGCTGGTCGACAAGGTACACCGTAATCCGTCGACCGGCATCGACTGGTCGCTCCGGCGGCCGTGGCGCGAGACGATCGACATCAGCCTGACCAAGCTGGCCGGACTGTGGCTGACCTGGGGCGCGATCGCCGCGATCTACGGTACCGGGCGGTTCTACTGGGACGGCAATTTCGCCTTCTCGATGTGGCTGTTCACAAAGGCCGCGCCCTGGCTGTTCATGGTGTCGATCCCGTACATCCTGTTCCTCGACCGCCGCGCGGTGGAGCCGAAGGACGGCTGCTGGGCGCTGGGCGCATGGGCGATTGGCACCGACGAGGAGATCGACCGCGCCGCGATCTACAATTACCTGCGGTCGTGGGGGGTGAAGGCGTTCTTCCTCGCCTTCATGCTGGCGATCGTGCCGCCGGGCTATGGCGCGTTCATCCGCACCGACATGAGCGAGGCGCTGAAGGACCCGGTGGCGGTAGCCAACTGGCTGATCACCTTCATGTTCGTCATCGACGTGGCGTTCGCGACGGTCGGCTATATGCTGACGCTGAAGCCGCTCGACGCGCATATCCGTACCGCGCAGCCCTATGCCGCGGGGTGGATGGCGGCGCTGATCTGCTATCCGCCGTTCATCCTGATGAACGAGGGCGGCCCGCTCGACTATCATCCCGGCACCTATGGGCCCGATGGCTGGTCGGTGTGGCTGGCGGGATATCCGGCGCTGATCTGGGTGTGGGGCGCGGCGCTGGTCGGGCTGACCGCGATCTATGCCTGGGCGACGATGGCGTTCGGCATCCGCTTTTCCAACCTGACGCATCGCGGCATCCTGACCCACGGACCCTATGCGTTCAGCCGCCACCCGGCGTATCTGAGCAAGAACCTGTTCTGGTGGCTCGGCGTGCTGCCGTTCCTGTCGGTGACCGGAAGCTGGGCCGATGCGGCACGCAACACCGCGCTGCTGGCGGCGGTGAGCGGTGTCTATTACTGGCGCGCCAAGACCGAGGAGCGCCATCTGGGCGAGGACCCGGCATATCGGGAATATTGGGCGTGGATGGAGCGCAATGCGCCGGTCCCGCGCTTCTTTTCGATGCTGCGCGGCCGTCCGCGCACGATCGCGGCGCAGCCACCGGTGGCCGAGGGGCCTGTGACCGGCGCTTCCTAG